From one Candidatus Curtissbacteria bacterium genomic stretch:
- a CDS encoding O-antigen ligase family protein, with product MNIVKLLLILSLASIIPGQLIRIPISEGAAYITLSDIFIFVTVIVFLVHTFLIRKSLKLNPRVFLPVLIFSLVALASTTLAKVNLSQKEVLISLLFLARFILYFFIFIVTSNTIAKNKITSWLNIYLIVGLIFILAGFLQIIFLPDFTPLVPFGWDPHQRRLASTFLDPNFAGGLIALLFFTATVMYLERAEKLYFLMSLVSFVALVLTFSRSSYLALLAGLLVIGLLKSRNALLIFLIAFSISFFALSPVRARILGAFTLDETSEARIESWKNAVTIFKDNPIFGVGFNSYRFAQARYNLFPHDNPLGGHSGAGSDSSILLVAATTGIIGLVPFICLFFSMFVEFTKSKKAIGLIGTAALASLVIHSQFVNSLFFPQLMLSYWFILGLATTYDN from the coding sequence ATGAATATCGTAAAACTCCTTCTTATATTGTCCCTTGCGTCTATCATTCCCGGTCAGCTAATCAGGATCCCCATCTCTGAAGGTGCGGCGTACATAACGCTTTCCGACATTTTTATTTTTGTTACAGTTATAGTCTTTCTCGTTCACACGTTTCTTATTAGAAAATCTTTAAAGCTCAACCCAAGAGTATTTCTACCAGTTCTAATCTTTAGTCTGGTCGCGCTCGCTTCAACAACTCTTGCCAAAGTAAACCTTTCCCAAAAGGAAGTTCTGATCTCGCTGCTCTTTTTAGCGAGATTTATTCTCTACTTTTTCATTTTCATAGTTACCTCAAATACAATCGCCAAAAACAAAATTACAAGCTGGCTGAACATTTATTTAATCGTCGGCCTCATCTTTATACTTGCGGGTTTTCTACAAATAATTTTTCTGCCAGACTTCACACCGCTTGTGCCCTTCGGATGGGATCCTCACCAAAGAAGGCTGGCATCTACTTTTTTGGATCCGAATTTCGCGGGAGGCTTAATAGCCTTACTTTTCTTTACGGCAACTGTGATGTATCTCGAAAGAGCCGAAAAGCTTTATTTTCTTATGTCTCTCGTCTCTTTTGTGGCCTTAGTGCTAACTTTTTCGAGGAGCTCGTATCTAGCGCTTTTGGCAGGGCTCTTAGTTATTGGCCTTCTAAAATCCAGAAATGCCCTCTTAATATTTTTAATCGCGTTTAGCATTTCTTTCTTCGCGCTTAGTCCGGTCAGAGCCAGAATACTGGGCGCGTTTACCTTAGACGAAACATCAGAAGCTAGAATCGAAAGTTGGAAAAACGCTGTCACAATTTTCAAGGACAACCCAATTTTTGGCGTCGGCTTCAACTCTTATCGCTTCGCTCAAGCAAGGTACAACCTCTTTCCACACGATAACCCTCTTGGTGGCCACTCGGGTGCCGGGAGCGACTCCAGCATCCTCCTAGTTGCTGCAACGACAGGGATAATAGGCTTGGTACCTTTTATTTGTCTATTTTTTTCAATGTTTGTGGAGTTTACCAAAAGCAAAAAAGCTATTGGGTTAATTGGAACCGCCGCTCTTGCTAGTCTTGTTATTCATTCCCAATTCGTAAATTCACTGTTTTTCCCGCAGCTGATGCTTTCCTATTGGTTTATTCTTGGTTTAGCAACCACGTATGATAACTAA